Proteins from one Syngnathoides biaculeatus isolate LvHL_M chromosome 8, ASM1980259v1, whole genome shotgun sequence genomic window:
- the c2cd3 gene encoding C2 domain-containing protein 3 isoform X3 has protein sequence MKNRSLGSVKAGGTKKKVQSDVVASTSLPPLVEGEVRCFLRVTVSRLRWSAARPLQLSSVRLRWWGESSDGTHFIPEGAVLPWQRGVKTTARFPVRCGPKQLTSYLADMGNLVLEVLSNQDRLPIARAQVTEISRLSRSQPITGFHTLLSPTSKKLGELEVSLHLEPLAAECDKHTSGPSTEFGSNIPQGGSLATFDDPPPSDANKSDDSSGGNTLRGKDGPCSQTTQTDKDESVGNVKLQANGQIAVDQPSNDILSVILERGSKLRDAMVMSALKSDMPSAPFLQDFQLPLQTDSAKPTSMPSEMLLENIQFADPAVKSADDVGDYGLRCSPDMEHRAVDLILGRLKTSPSLLWQAEGSFPDSLSSMSGDSDLGDPQYDQSLLENLFYKPPSPDLRADEMAGDAEGQKNASSRTAKQLRQSVSSTRDNAGTLSSPVSELQNTLADSQIPLSREQLTFLSFMRSAKVTIDSMSVPTGCASPPATKTPSKSPLLRRKKCTYFVEYTFPKTFSSGRHGQSVLPGVEVTRAASSNVTEGVVNFNQLSVFPVRFSKTAVEAWWSTDLLFRIYARKNDQKRAVLIGEAHHPLRSLLRSKQLSESLTLGVRGVEAATRELCLLKVLLELSTNNRVSEISGKREPSWSRTTRSPQREPCTTSQCVDICSDELAVRTSEDFAVDVPIQYSTAAPPLTHHAVPYVSRGPVAEEPEVLLHTLLMVPDGKNFTGGLAQAVNVYLNCKLFWCDEVARSVVSWGRANPSFNFVQVTPVALNSLLLERMRNNVMVIEVWQKTGSSSHERLFGLVKLPLHQFYMSFRDPKITHLLLQAQYPVLGVDCYMPVVDVFSGSCRGSLRVTLAMGLCEQVLALQRARDEECDPPGRTPLRPLHLLDHQPSAPPKVITSQARAMTEHVFMIRVEKLSGLTPLQSTVWGEADCYVQYTFPSQKGADVTLDEYNANLKPFRTTTTLCVPDPIFGHTEAHALLAPEGVPIQKVLLSSLSSQGLSGGGGVHFEVWCRYYYPNVRDQLVAKGILPLSKLCAMVTLQGRHPDEAQMFSLPLLPKVDGLATPQPHPSGLLDVCVRYKFRPLRADVLPGRGPPSSLVTLVVQVHRGSGLQAAARVIAQQDERTFCPEFDHHAEVRCDILVHKSGGETCSLAEQLAEAWAVFTVWNKDSRKGITAKPPDVMLGTVKIPLLDLLRKTTGIFGWFSIYASRESPQGQHTSVGGLEISLGFSHHSERERVIRAAQDLGWDPTQAQVDCDDQGAWEQSTRKLSLTFSMPRAWLPLHCLFLPGHDTLQRSTYCYLRYKFYENEAYCSHMKHPCAGEGGQATVTFQGSRTVELMSSQPLMWYLREEKLEVQVWVAFQKDKSQKPRDTDRLLGSAFIHLSSLAQAHQEKLTLSGVYPLFRRSAADLQGAALRVHISLTAGSVPTAEDDPIESDSQEETLIEEQAPPTSPSTPPRTKESHPTADVTFLPPVAIMTEDESFPVTVGVHGAKNLNGCLPSGSSEGKMCCFVSYVAADCTEPISTVAVADTNCPVWDHEHNCRLSKQLLLDPQQSLVFKVWHKGTAEAEQVIGFAAVDLSPLLCGLRLLCGWYNVTDFSGHCHGQLKVSVKPLKWVQDLRGERKAAVDAEPFSQVAPCSYQTSAMYTSFPSHISRYPEQHISSPDSVGPLFHKLPVPSESERHHEHMEKVRLHHQSLQEQAAPHLVCDGSGGDVNPSSSLLFATIRKIMSEQDNIQRYFSSKLGSPAFPSTTDRDEQKKQTPSDTCLQLIRSPPLAGDGRSGQCLPALSSIVHGSSANENHPEMMSSSVGSSSCRRLPFPASQPEEEEDDGCNKEPEATDNDDEDDEEDDEEHKSQCSTEDEEEDYEEEVVEPRHLNEVTFSTDKTSPWNSILSDRDLPEAQDEMNSSRKQDLSQRRRADSFDKSSEAASNSQSDDGDTTGATAARSGRSMPENQVSLPNYFLPSDQLEASLKVVHLASSFSNLSSDRERGVTPHQIPRRGPWRCPDMSPTSRKRETERFARICATRLDIDDD, from the exons ATGAAGAACCGAAGTTTGGGATCCGTCAAAGCCGGGGGCACGAAGAAGAAAG TCCAGTCCGATGTGGTGGCCTCTACCAGCCTTCCCCCACTGGTGGAAGGTGAGGTGCGGTGCTTCCTGCGCGTGACCGTCAGCCGCCTGCGCTGGAGCGCGGCAAGGCCCCTGCAGCTGTCGTCGGTGCGCCTGCGCTGGTGGGGGGAGTCGTCCGATGGCACGCACTTCATTCCTGAGGGTGCCGTGCTGCCTTGGCAACGGGGCGTCAAGACCACGGCGCGCTTCCCTGTGCGCTGCGGCCCCAAGCAGCTCACCTCGTACCTGGCAG ATATGGGAAACCTGGTGCTGGAGGTTCTGAGCAACCAGGATCGCCTCCCCATCGCGCGAGCTCAAGTCACGGAAATCTCCCGCCTGTCCCGGTCGCAGCCCATCACCGGCTTTCACACCCTGCTGTCGCCTACATCGAAAAAGCTCGGCGAGTTGGAG GTCTCTCTTCATTTGGAGCCCCTGGCTGCAGAATGCGACAAGCACACCTCTGGTCCCAGCACTGAGTTCGGCAGCAACATCCCTCAGGGCGGCTCACTGGCCACGTTTGACGACCCTCCGCCGTCTGACGCAAACAAATCAGATGACAGCAGCGGTGGAAACACGCTGAG agGAAAAGATGGCCCATGTTCTCAAACCACACAGACAGATAAAGATGAGTCGGTGGGGAACGTGAAGTTGCAAGCAAATGGTCAAATAGCTGTGGATCAGCCAAGCAATGACATCCTCTCAG tGATTCTGGAGCGTGGCAGCAAACTTCGGGACGCGATGGTTATGTCAGCATTGAAAAGCGACATGCCTTCTGCCCCCTTTCTCCAAGACTTCCAACTCCCTCTCCAGACAGACAGCGCCAAACCCACATCCAT GCCCTCTGAAATGTTGCTTGAAAACATTCAGTTTGCTGATCCAGCCGTCAAGTCCGCGGATGATGTCGGAGACTACGGTCTCCGTTGTTCCCCCGACATGGAGCACAGAGCTGTGGATCTCATCCTTGGCAG GTTGAAAACGTCCCCGTCGCTGCTGTGGCAGGCCGAGGGCTCTTTCCCTGACTCTCTGTCCAGCATGAGTGGAGACAGTGACCTCGGCGATCCACAGTATGATCAAAGCTTGCTGGAAAATCTGTTCTACAAGCCTCCG TCACCAGATTTGAGAGCAGATGAGATGGCAGGGGACGCTGAAGGCCAGAAGAACGCTTCTTCCAGGACTGCGAAGCAGTTAAGACAATCTGTTTCCAGTACACGTGATAA TGCTGGGACTTTGTCTAGTCCGGTTTCAGAGCTGCAAAACACTCTGGCTGATTCCCAGATTCCTTTGAGTCGGGAGCAGCTTACGTTTCTGAGCTTCATGCGATCGGCAAAAGTGACCATCGACTCCATGAGTGTGCCCACAGGCTGCGCGAGCCCCCCGGCCACTAAGACCCCTAGCAAATCACCACTGTTGCGCAGAAAGAAGTG CACGTATTTTGTCGAGTATACGTTCCCCAAGACTTTCTCGTCTGGCCGACATGGACAAAGTGTGCTGCCGGGGGTGGAGGTGACCAGGGCTGCTTCCAGTAACGTCACAGAAGGAG TGGTGAACTTCAATCAGCTGTCGGTGTTCCCCGTCCGTTTCAGCAAAACCGCGGTGGAAGCTTGGTGGTCCACAGATCTCCTTTTCCGAATTTATGCACGAAAGAATGACCAGAAGAGG GCCGTTCTCATCGGAGAAGCCCATCATCCGTTGCGCAGTCTGCTGCGGAGCAAGCAGCTCAGCGAGTCGCTCACGCTGGGAGTGCGCGGCGTGGAGGCAGCAACGCGGGAACTCTGTCTtctcaag GTGCTGCTCGAACTGTCGACCAACAACAGAGTCTCTGAAATCTCTGGAAAAAGAGAGCCCTCTTGGTCACGCACTACACGTAGTCCTCAAAGAGAGCCCTGCACTACGTCGCAATGTGTCGACATTTGCTCGGACGAGCTAGCAGTTCGCACTTCAGAAGACTTCGCCGTGGATGTTCCCATTCAGTACTCCACGGCGGCCCCTCCTCTCACTCATCACGCAGTGCCGTACGTGTCTCGGGGTCCTGTGGCGGAAGAACCCGAGGTTCTGTTGCACACGTTGCTCATGGTGCCGGATGGCAAGAACTTCACTGGTGGGCTGGCGCAGGCCGTCAATGTCTACTTGAACTGCAAACTCTTCTGGTGCGACGAGGTGGCGAGGTCTGTGGTCAGCTGGGGGCGCGCCAACCCTTCTTTTAACTTTGTCCAG GTAACACCCGTGGCTTTGAACTCACTCTTATTGGAGCGAATGAGGAACAACGTGATGGTCATCGAAGTGTGGCAGAAGACTGGCAGCTCCAGCCACGAGAGACTCTTCGGTCTCGTTAAACTGCCTCTACACCAGTTCTACATGTCCTTCAG GGATCCAAAGATTACCCACCTCCTTCTCCAGGCGCAGTACCCCGTTTTAGGGGTGGATTGCTACATGCCGGTGGTGGACGTGTTCTCGGGCAGCTGCAGAGGAAGCCTCAGGGTCACACTGGCCATGGGCCTCTGCGAGCAGGTACTGGCCCTGCAGCGAGCCAGAGACGAGGAGTGCGATCCGCCGGGCCGAACCCCCCTTCGACCTCTTCACCTGCTCGACCACCAGCCCAGTGCACCTCCCAAG GTAATCACCTCACAAGCACGAGCTATGACGGAGCACGTGTTCATGATCAGGGTCGAAAAGCTGTCGGGCCTGACCCCTCTGCAGTCTACAGTGTGGGGCGAGGCCGACTGTTACGTACAATACACGTTCCCGTCCCAGAAAGGTGCCGACGTCACCCTGGATGAGTATA ACGCCAACCTGAAGCCTTTTCGTACCACCACCACGCTGTGCGTCCCCGATCCGATCTTCGGCCACACGGAGGCGCACGCTCTTTTGGCTCCTGAGGGCGTTCCCATTCAGAAAGTGCTCCTCAGTTCTCTTTCCAGCCAAGGTCTCAGCGGTGGTGGGGGTGTGCATTTTGAAGTGTGGTGCAG ATATTATTATCCCAATGTCCGAGACCAGCTGGTGGCCAAAGGAATTCTCCCCTTGTCCAAGCTCTGTGCCATGGTCACCTTGCAAGGACGGCATCCCGACGAGGCCCAGATGTTCTCGCTACCCCTCCTGCCGAAAGTTGATGGCCTTGCGACGCCTCAGCCTCATCCCTCTG GCCTTCTGGATGTATGTGTTCGATACAAGTTCCGTCCACTGAGAGCAGACGTGCTGCCTGGCAGAGGACCCCCCTCATCCCTTGTGACCCTCGTGGTTCAAGTGCATAGGGGGTCTGGTTTGCAGGCAGCAGCCAG AGTCATAGCCCAGCAGGACGAAAG GACCTTCTGCCCCGAGTTCGACCACCATGCCGAAGTGCGCTGTGACATACTGGTCCACAAGAGCGGCGGAGAAACCTGCAGTTTAGCTGAGCAGCTGGCGGAAGCTTGGGCTGTCTTCACCGTGTGGAACAAAGACAGCCGCAAAG gtatTACCGCCAAGCCTCCAGATGTGATGTTGGGCACAGTGAAAATCCCCCTACTCGACCTCCTCCGTAAAACAACAG GTATTTTCGGCTGGTTCTCTATCTATGCATCCCGGGAATCCCCTCAAGGTCAGCACACGTCGGTTGGAGGCCTGGAGATCTCGCTTGGCTTTTCCCACCACTCTGAGCGGGAGCGGGTCATTCGGGCCGCTCAGGATTTGGGCTGGGATCCAACCCAGGCTCAGGTAGACTGTGACGACCAAGGCGCCTGGGAACAGAGCACCAGGAAGTTATCACTGACCTTTTCCATGCCCAGAGCATGGTTACCGCTCCACTGCCTGTTCCTGCCGGGACACGACACCCTGCAGCGCTCCACCTACTGCTACCTTCGTTACAAGTTCTACGAGAACGAGGCCTACTGCTCGCACATGAAGCATCCGTGTGCTGGCGAGGGTGGCCAAGCCACCGTTACATTTCAGGGGAGTCGCACCGTGGAGCTGATGAGCTCCCAGCCACTAATGTGGTACCTTCGAGAGGAGAAGCTGGAGGTGCAAGTGTGGGTGGCTTTCCAGAAGGACAAAAGCCAGAAGCCAAGGGACACCGACCGCCTGCTGGGGTCCGCCTTCATTCATCTGTCCTCGCTTGCTCAGGCTCACCAGGAGAAGTTGACTCTCAGTG GAGTGTATCCACTGTTCAGACGCTCGGCGGCAGACTTGCAGGGCGCCGCTCTACGGGTGCACATCAGCCTGACCGCCGGCAGCGTTCCAACTGCAGAAGATGACCCGATTGAATCCGACAGCCAGGAAGAGACGTTAATAGAGGAGCAGGCGCCGCCCACCTCACCTTCCACCCCGCCCCGAACTAAAGAAAGTCATCCCACAGCAGATGTCACGTTTTTGCCGCCTGTGGCGATAATGACTGAGGATGAATCCTTCCCAGTCACTGTTGGCGTGCATGGGGCCAAGAACCTTAACG GCTGTCTGCCATCTGGTAGCAGCGAAGGGAAGATGTGCTGCTTTGTCTCGTATGTCGCTGCTGACTGCACCGAGCCCATATCAACGGTTGCGGTGGCTGACACCAACTGCCCTGTTTGGGACCACGAGCACAACTGCAG GCTTTCCAAGCAGCTCCTACTTGACCCTCAACAGAGCTTGGTATTCAAAGTCTGGCACAAAGGCACCGCAGAAGCGGAGCAGGTGATAGGCTTCGCAGCCGTTGACCTGTCCCCGTTGCTGTGCGGCCTGCGGTTGCTGTGTGGCTGGTACAACGTCACAGATTTCAGCGGCCATTGCCACGGTCAGCTTAAAGTGTCTGTTAAGCCTTTGAAGTGGGTACAAGACCTCCGTGGGGAGAGAAAAGCTGCGGTAGACGCAGAG CCTTTTTCCCAGGTTGCGCCTTGCAGCTACCAAACCAGCGCCATGTACACCAGCTTCCCTTCTCACATCAGTCGATACCCCGAGCAGCACATCTCTTCACCTGACAGCGTGGGCCCACTCTTTCACAAATT ACCTGTGCCCAGTGAAAGCGAGCGGCACCATGAGCACATGGAAAAGGTACGTCTTCATCATCAGAGCCTTCAGGAGCAGGCTGCCCCTCATTTGGTCTGCGACGGCAGTGGCGGGGACGTTAATCCCTCAAGTTCTCTGCTCTTTGCTACGATCAG GAAGATAATGAGCGAGCAGGACAACATCCAGAGATACTTCAGCAGCAAGCTCGGGTCGCCTGCCTTCCCGTCTACCACAGATCGAGACGAACAGAAGAAACAGACTCCGAGTGACACGTGTCTGCAACTCATCAGGTCCCCACCGTTAGCAGGCGATGGCCGCAGTG GTCAATGCCTACCAGCTTTGTCTTCCATCGTCCATGGGAGCTCAGCCAATGAGAACCACCCTGAGATGATGAGTTCTTCCGTAGGATCCTCATCTTGTCGCCGGCTGCCATTTCCAGCATCTCAAcctgaggaagaagaggacgacGGTTGCAACAAGGAACCAGAAGCCACCgataatgatgatgaagatgatgaagaagatGACGAAGAACATAAATCCCAGTGCAGCactgaggacgaggaggaggattaTGAGGAAGAGGTGGTGGAGCCAAGGCATTTAAACGAGGTGACGTTTTCCACGGATAAGACGAGTCCCTGGAATAGCATCTTGTCAGATCGGGACCTACCAGAGGCACAAGACGAGATGAACTCCAGCAGGAAACAGGACCTCTCTCAACGCCGCCGAGCCGACAGTTTTGACAAGTCATCAGAAGCAGCTTCAAACTCGCAGAGTGACGACGGCGACACCACGGGGGCTACAGCGGCCCGTTCTGGACGGTCCATGCCAGAAAATCAAGT CTCCCTTCCGAACTATTTCCTGCCCTCAGACCAGCTGGAGGCCTCTCTCAAAGTGGTACACTTGGCATCCTCTTTCTCCAATTTATCtagcgacaga GAGCGTGGCGTCACTCCGCATCAAATTCCTCGCAGGGGTCCATGGCGCTGTCCCGACATGTCACCCACCTCCAGGAAGAGAGAGACTGAAAGATTTGCTAGAATATGCGCCACTCGCTTAGATATTGATGACGATTAG